The Verrucomicrobium spinosum DSM 4136 = JCM 18804 genome includes a region encoding these proteins:
- a CDS encoding beta strand repeat-containing protein → MPLLLALLLAGTSRSFAAPLYWDLNGDVAGSGSATPTGVWDLTTQNWNATATGDVTLPGVWANTGADTAVFSAGTDATGSYEITVNGALLLSGITIEEGGPITLAQGTDAALGFGAVQAQIYVAPGATLISNVALSGTAGLAKSGAGTLYLNNASAPSGPYLVSSGTLVIGDGLSISGTTLNLGGVAGLSSTVTLGTGTVYNLAGAINFLNANTPLTALIQGGTITLNGTRNLSAQNIAALIDLEIRSVIADGTASSGVNKTSAGTILLSGSNTYTGVTNVTAGTLQISGGGSIASSSAATVAAGTTLTFGSNTDTVAVNRVGDAAIITLTAGGNNDVTNLNFNGSDFATQTVQVETVGGLVIAGQARSYVSLKAGAGDEYELRLGSLTRSGDALGLIRADGLGQSAGTAGAVRIYVSEPLNLFGTTGGILTWLVGDSSTTGTGTGFLTYDSTNGLRLLNSSEYTLVTATSLTAGVNAVKSAAGALTLSNSVRVNSWAANNTGAVTLGTGVTLGIDSGGLLFSANGAFTAGVVDLASYTQGIVHLASGGNLTATISSVLAGDSGVLYNGTGSGTKILALGGDNTFTGGLTVMNGTVELRTSEALNKSGVNSLNMLGGTLRLNGYNATVASLDGGGTVNNNAATASTLTVNGGGTFTGNLNNGSTGALALTKKGGGTLILGGANAYTGETIVEEGILYVNQTGNSSTGGTLSGTTTITVKQGGTFRINNGNASNNSGNRVNDAAVITLAGGAFTYASNNTAGLNYSETVGTLNLTTGASVLTTQPADAANTSTFTFASFGTRAAGATLNFGGGSLGTTQNKVVFISGVADGFLGGWATSGNEFVKYVTGTGIIAMSGSDYLTTAATGWNSTVHAKPSADQTLSTSYDVASLNLVAGIDVNLGANTLATASGGLIKSGGTVDGTGSSISIISGTGKLTAGNTAAAAELFVRITGANLRVGAVVGDNAAGGVVSVVKAGAGTVELNVANTYTGSTYFNEGTILISHGDALGVGGSLIFNGGKLKYASAATAFDASTRSTLFLGDAIFDTQAFMVTFANAIGGGGSGRFIKMGTGVLNLSSTTNALNYTGITRVTEGTLRFTGTGAVHGVNGLILGGTAVKTLLDVGEGNLLNLNGNIAAFAEGKDAALIQNGTVALNGNRTVDVAFSAATDAANVLEATSTLTDGTVSGSRLTKTGAGTLKLLSDNSYTGRTEIWDGKLVLNDLEALGITSGEENALVLGAAATTGTFSYEGTDDVSSNRKLLLNGESGGGVLQAEKTGALDWSGQVMISQTGTKTLTLGGAAAASVQNQVSGVISDNPAVQATVNVLKTGAATWRLTGQNTYRGTTTVQQGVLQVGSGGNGSSLGQALTAGTTGTGRTTVTTGGVVSGTGVIKTGLALKGGEVRPGDPVLAGAESSFDAGGKLGTLWVNGDVLFESGTLTFQVQAATVHVAALANPTSEGYATALSGLATDYAAELSGPVNQSGFQHDHLEITGTFAATTSGTKSIVIVPTDGATFAAGDVFNLVDWNGLAAFSSATPTFVLPQLSDSSLTWDTSLFSSQGMVFVTLAPEPSRGVLLVAALSMLVLRRRRPRHDSV, encoded by the coding sequence ATGCCCCTGCTGCTCGCTTTGTTGCTGGCGGGGACCTCCCGATCCTTTGCGGCCCCCTTGTATTGGGATCTCAATGGAGATGTCGCAGGCAGCGGCTCCGCGACACCCACTGGCGTGTGGGACCTGACCACGCAGAACTGGAATGCCACCGCTACAGGAGATGTCACACTGCCTGGCGTGTGGGCCAACACCGGTGCCGATACGGCCGTCTTTTCCGCAGGGACAGACGCGACTGGCAGCTATGAAATCACGGTAAATGGCGCGCTGCTGCTATCCGGCATCACCATTGAAGAAGGCGGCCCCATCACGCTGGCGCAGGGCACGGATGCGGCCCTGGGTTTCGGTGCCGTGCAGGCGCAGATTTATGTCGCTCCGGGAGCCACCTTGATCTCCAACGTCGCTCTCTCCGGCACGGCGGGACTCGCCAAGTCTGGCGCAGGCACGCTGTATCTGAACAACGCCTCTGCTCCCTCCGGTCCGTATCTGGTCAGCTCCGGCACGCTGGTGATTGGCGACGGCCTGTCCATCAGCGGGACGACGCTGAATCTGGGTGGCGTGGCAGGGCTGTCCTCCACCGTCACCCTGGGCACGGGCACCGTCTATAATCTGGCAGGCGCGATTAATTTCCTGAATGCCAACACGCCCCTCACAGCGCTCATTCAGGGCGGGACCATCACGCTCAATGGCACGCGCAACCTCTCCGCGCAGAACATCGCCGCGCTGATCGATCTGGAGATTCGATCGGTCATCGCGGACGGCACGGCTTCCTCCGGCGTTAACAAGACTTCTGCAGGGACGATCCTCCTCTCTGGCAGCAACACCTACACCGGGGTCACCAACGTGACGGCCGGGACGCTGCAGATTTCAGGCGGTGGTTCCATCGCCTCCAGTTCTGCCGCGACGGTGGCGGCTGGCACCACACTCACCTTTGGTTCCAATACCGACACCGTGGCGGTGAACCGCGTGGGAGATGCAGCCATCATCACACTCACGGCCGGAGGCAACAACGATGTGACCAACCTCAACTTCAATGGCTCCGATTTCGCGACCCAGACCGTGCAGGTGGAAACCGTCGGTGGGCTGGTCATTGCCGGCCAGGCCCGCTCATATGTATCCCTAAAGGCGGGCGCTGGCGATGAGTATGAACTGAGACTGGGCTCTCTCACCCGGAGCGGGGACGCCTTGGGGTTGATCCGCGCAGACGGCCTGGGGCAGAGTGCGGGAACGGCGGGGGCTGTGAGAATTTATGTCAGCGAACCGCTCAATCTCTTCGGCACTACAGGCGGCATTTTGACCTGGCTGGTGGGAGATTCATCCACCACGGGAACGGGCACCGGATTCCTCACCTATGACTCCACGAACGGCCTGCGTCTGCTGAACTCCAGCGAGTACACCCTGGTCACGGCCACCTCCCTGACGGCAGGGGTGAATGCCGTGAAATCCGCTGCCGGTGCCTTGACGCTGTCGAACTCAGTGCGCGTGAACTCCTGGGCGGCGAACAACACGGGTGCGGTCACTCTGGGCACAGGCGTGACCCTGGGCATTGACAGCGGCGGTCTGCTCTTCTCCGCCAATGGAGCCTTCACGGCAGGTGTGGTGGATCTCGCCTCCTACACTCAGGGCATCGTGCATCTGGCGAGCGGCGGCAACCTCACCGCCACCATCAGCAGCGTTCTGGCCGGGGATTCCGGCGTGCTCTACAACGGCACCGGCAGCGGCACCAAGATTCTCGCGTTGGGTGGAGACAACACTTTCACCGGTGGATTGACTGTGATGAACGGCACGGTGGAATTGAGGACCAGCGAGGCCCTGAACAAGTCAGGAGTCAACTCGCTCAACATGCTGGGTGGCACACTTCGACTGAATGGCTACAATGCGACCGTCGCCTCGTTGGATGGAGGCGGCACGGTCAACAACAACGCCGCCACTGCCAGCACGCTTACCGTCAATGGCGGCGGCACCTTCACTGGCAACCTCAACAACGGATCGACCGGCGCGCTTGCGTTGACCAAAAAAGGGGGCGGAACCTTGATCCTCGGAGGTGCCAACGCCTACACCGGAGAGACGATCGTGGAGGAGGGCATCCTCTATGTGAACCAGACCGGAAATTCGAGCACTGGCGGCACCCTCAGTGGCACCACCACCATCACGGTGAAGCAGGGCGGCACCTTCCGCATCAACAACGGCAATGCCAGCAACAACAGTGGCAACCGCGTCAACGATGCTGCGGTGATCACCTTGGCCGGCGGTGCGTTTACGTATGCTTCCAACAATACGGCCGGGTTGAACTACAGTGAAACTGTGGGCACCTTGAATCTCACCACCGGAGCGAGCGTGCTCACCACGCAGCCTGCGGATGCGGCCAACACCTCCACGTTCACCTTTGCCAGCTTCGGCACCCGCGCTGCTGGTGCCACGTTAAACTTCGGCGGCGGCAGCCTGGGCACAACCCAGAACAAAGTGGTCTTCATCAGCGGTGTCGCTGACGGCTTTCTGGGGGGCTGGGCCACGAGCGGTAACGAATTTGTGAAGTACGTCACCGGCACCGGCATCATCGCCATGAGCGGCTCGGATTATCTCACCACCGCCGCCACGGGCTGGAATTCCACCGTCCACGCCAAGCCCTCAGCCGACCAGACGCTCAGCACCTCCTATGACGTTGCCTCATTGAACCTCGTGGCGGGGATCGACGTGAATCTGGGAGCTAATACCCTGGCCACAGCCAGCGGCGGCTTGATCAAGTCCGGCGGCACGGTGGATGGCACAGGCTCCAGCATCAGCATCATCTCGGGTACCGGCAAATTGACGGCGGGAAACACGGCGGCGGCGGCCGAACTGTTTGTAAGAATCACCGGGGCCAATCTCCGCGTAGGGGCCGTGGTGGGCGACAATGCAGCAGGCGGCGTTGTCTCCGTGGTGAAGGCCGGAGCGGGTACGGTCGAACTGAATGTCGCGAACACCTACACTGGCAGCACCTACTTCAATGAAGGCACGATCCTGATCAGTCATGGGGATGCCTTGGGGGTTGGCGGCTCGCTGATCTTCAACGGCGGCAAACTCAAGTACGCGAGCGCGGCAACGGCATTCGATGCCTCCACCCGCAGCACCTTGTTTCTGGGCGATGCGATCTTCGACACCCAGGCATTCATGGTCACATTTGCCAACGCGATCGGTGGCGGTGGGAGCGGTCGCTTTATCAAGATGGGCACGGGTGTTCTGAACCTGTCCTCCACCACCAACGCCCTGAATTACACGGGCATCACACGTGTCACCGAAGGCACCCTGCGCTTCACCGGCACGGGGGCGGTGCATGGCGTGAATGGATTGATCCTCGGTGGGACGGCCGTTAAAACCTTGCTCGATGTGGGGGAGGGCAATCTCCTGAATCTGAATGGAAACATCGCCGCTTTCGCCGAGGGGAAAGATGCTGCTCTGATTCAAAATGGCACGGTGGCCCTTAACGGCAACCGGACGGTGGACGTGGCCTTCAGCGCCGCGACGGATGCTGCCAACGTGCTGGAGGCGACCTCCACCCTCACGGATGGCACCGTGAGCGGCTCCCGGTTGACCAAGACGGGTGCTGGCACTTTGAAGCTCCTGTCCGACAACAGCTACACGGGCCGCACGGAGATCTGGGATGGCAAGCTGGTGTTGAACGACCTCGAAGCTCTGGGCATCACCTCCGGTGAAGAGAATGCTCTCGTGCTGGGGGCCGCCGCTACGACCGGCACCTTCAGCTACGAGGGAACGGATGATGTGTCCTCGAACCGCAAGCTGCTGTTGAACGGCGAATCCGGCGGCGGGGTGTTGCAGGCTGAGAAGACGGGCGCGCTGGACTGGTCCGGGCAGGTGATGATTTCGCAGACCGGGACCAAGACACTGACCCTGGGTGGCGCTGCGGCAGCCTCCGTGCAGAATCAGGTCAGTGGAGTGATTTCCGACAACCCCGCGGTGCAGGCCACGGTGAATGTGCTGAAGACCGGCGCCGCCACCTGGCGGCTCACCGGGCAGAACACCTATCGCGGCACCACCACCGTGCAGCAGGGCGTGCTCCAGGTCGGCTCCGGCGGCAATGGCAGCAGCCTGGGCCAGGCTCTCACTGCGGGCACCACCGGCACTGGGCGCACCACCGTCACGACCGGGGGCGTGGTCAGTGGCACCGGGGTCATCAAGACAGGGCTTGCCCTGAAGGGTGGGGAAGTGCGGCCGGGAGATCCCGTGCTCGCCGGTGCAGAGTCCTCCTTTGACGCTGGCGGCAAGCTGGGCACGCTCTGGGTGAATGGCGACGTGCTGTTTGAGAGCGGCACGCTCACCTTCCAGGTGCAGGCGGCCACGGTGCATGTGGCGGCATTGGCGAATCCCACATCGGAGGGCTATGCCACAGCTTTGTCAGGGCTGGCCACTGACTACGCGGCTGAGCTGTCAGGCCCGGTCAACCAGTCCGGCTTTCAACACGATCACTTGGAAATAACGGGCACTTTCGCCGCCACCACCAGCGGCACCAAGTCCATCGTCATCGTACCCACGGATGGCGCTACGTTTGCCGCGGGGGATGTGTTCAACCTCGTGGACTGGAACGGGCTCGCCGCATTTTCCTCTGCGACACCCACCTTCGTGCTGCCGCAGCTCTCAGACAGCTCCCTCACGTGGGACACCAGCCTGTTCTCCAGTCAGGGAATGGTCTTTGTCACGCTTGCTCCCGAGCCCTCGCGTGGAGTGCTGCTGGTGGCCGCCTTGTCCATGCTGGTGCTGCGCCGTCGTCGTCCCCGGCATGATTCTGTGTGA
- a CDS encoding class I SAM-dependent methyltransferase, which produces MAAALEGLVEKLKAGIEVADVSCGHGHSTLLMARAFPKSRFHGYDVHAPSIEEAHGMAEADGLEGNARFEAARATDYPDRKYGLICFFDCLHDMGDPVAAAQYAAKVLAPDGTVLLVEPFANDRTEDNISPVARLYYTGSTMLCCPHAVSEGGHIWCWRQGGRRGGRGHEPHALHDVVREAARDTKSLLPPAYIWHPLQTHPCLGVRAARRRFRGPVQVPRTL; this is translated from the coding sequence TTGGCGGCCGCGCTGGAGGGCTTAGTGGAGAAGCTCAAGGCGGGCATCGAGGTGGCCGATGTGAGCTGCGGCCACGGCCACTCCACCCTGCTGATGGCCCGGGCGTTCCCCAAATCCCGCTTCCACGGCTATGATGTGCATGCCCCCTCCATCGAGGAGGCCCATGGCATGGCGGAAGCAGATGGCCTGGAAGGCAATGCACGGTTCGAGGCGGCACGAGCGACGGACTACCCTGACCGGAAATACGGCCTGATCTGCTTCTTCGACTGTCTGCACGACATGGGCGATCCCGTGGCTGCCGCGCAGTATGCCGCCAAGGTGCTGGCTCCAGACGGCACAGTACTCCTGGTGGAGCCCTTTGCCAATGACCGAACGGAGGACAACATCTCCCCTGTCGCAAGGCTCTACTACACCGGCTCCACCATGCTGTGCTGCCCCCATGCCGTGTCCGAGGGCGGGCACATCTGGTGTTGGAGGCAAGGAGGCAGGAGGGGCGGGCGGGGGCACGAGCCCCATGCACTTCATGACGTAGTCCGCGAGGCGGCAAGAGATACGAAGAGTCTCTTGCCGCCCGCTTACATCTGGCACCCTCTCCAAACACACCCGTGTCTTGGAGTGCGCGCGGCTCGACGCCGCTTTCGCGGCCCCGTTCAAGTTCCTCGAACCTTATAG
- a CDS encoding PulJ/GspJ family protein, which translates to MSPYPHPGGGQAGRIAPRFSLSAQRIPSGFSLIELLLSVSLLAILLIVLTSFTDAAHRAWREGQNRTETFQSARTTLELMSREITPAVVDTRTQFVIAQGSLLSTRGALNVAPNSPAVLWMAPLGANGDMRCVGYYLYRDEARKFHRLKRIFIAPTLPPKGSATVGDPSPYFPKSVNLANPRDPSLRTSPINADWFLQNWDAKAFDEEDPTNQDVVVSTAADGVVAFWIQPLDLLGNPIPTVKDDPNHPGSELLYNSAAYFQVATTTKFDNGKSFSYLSQTEQTMKGNRVPASVDITVVTLDSATLDRGLTLPVQTNVYETRVLNVEKSVNRFEEDLRALNIYNARTFTTRAKLINGN; encoded by the coding sequence ATGTCTCCATATCCTCATCCTGGCGGCGGCCAGGCAGGGCGGATTGCGCCCCGGTTCTCCCTCTCGGCCCAGCGGATCCCCTCCGGCTTCTCGCTCATTGAGCTGCTGCTCTCCGTCTCGCTGCTGGCCATCCTCCTCATCGTGCTGACGTCCTTCACGGACGCCGCCCACCGCGCCTGGCGGGAAGGTCAAAACCGCACGGAGACCTTCCAGAGCGCCCGCACCACGCTGGAGCTCATGAGCCGGGAGATCACGCCCGCCGTGGTGGACACCCGCACCCAGTTCGTCATTGCCCAGGGTTCACTTTTGAGCACACGAGGGGCTCTCAACGTGGCCCCCAATTCACCCGCCGTCCTCTGGATGGCCCCGCTGGGCGCGAACGGGGACATGCGCTGCGTCGGTTATTACCTCTATCGCGATGAGGCGCGCAAGTTCCACCGGCTCAAGCGCATCTTCATCGCGCCCACCCTGCCCCCCAAGGGCAGCGCCACAGTCGGGGACCCTTCACCTTATTTCCCGAAATCCGTCAACCTCGCCAACCCCCGAGATCCCTCCCTGCGCACCAGCCCGATCAATGCGGACTGGTTCCTCCAGAACTGGGATGCCAAGGCCTTTGATGAGGAGGATCCCACCAATCAGGACGTGGTGGTCTCCACCGCTGCGGACGGCGTCGTGGCCTTCTGGATCCAGCCGCTGGATCTGCTGGGCAATCCCATCCCCACGGTGAAGGATGATCCGAATCACCCCGGGTCCGAGCTGCTCTACAACTCCGCCGCCTACTTCCAGGTGGCCACCACGACCAAGTTCGACAACGGAAAAAGCTTCAGCTACCTGAGCCAGACCGAGCAGACCATGAAGGGCAACCGTGTGCCCGCTTCCGTGGACATCACGGTCGTCACTCTGGACAGCGCCACGCTCGACCGTGGCCTCACCCTGCCCGTCCAGACCAATGTTTACGAAACCCGCGTGCTCAATGTGGAGAAATCGGTCAACCGGTTTGAGGAAGACCTCCGGGCCCTCAACATCTACAACGCACGCACCTTCACCACCCGCGCCAAGCTCATCAATGGAAACTAA
- a CDS encoding acyltransferase family protein — translation MAILNAGDHGTVLGLDSGARWLRIAWSAGSLALIFGMMGILHVVSRVRPGEDVVPGGSRLLALDSLRGLAAFVVLLCHAQVFLDPVWTSGEARLGTWDRTPLEFLFRNTPLALVLDGPLMVHIFWVLSGLVLALPYLTRYSAEKLGRSMTKRYFRLMPLAFVATLAGFLLHTLNFTVTGPEYRFVLGQFDTLPETTALSEHGLGKGVVEALFLGSSYNPPLWTISLELVGSLVLFAILAGTATLRHRLLVWAALLVVFAFYTAHIFLVDFLLGLLLAEMMVRRNNRTARPHALSGGLAAWQSVLIFGMGIVLGSFSLWGWKPHSLFAPVFHPLLSPLAAACFVILAAFSRPVSRVLSHRLLVWLGERSFALYVVHVLVQHSVGFWMISVLVKAGLPNLPAIVTGMLACTALSLWLADCLTKHVDIPSQDLANSASRWLACGKFLQDRRSTPDPVEDDSRRAGTVAA, via the coding sequence ATGGCGATTCTCAACGCCGGTGACCATGGCACGGTGCTGGGTTTGGACAGTGGCGCTCGTTGGTTACGGATCGCCTGGAGCGCAGGCAGTTTGGCGTTGATCTTTGGGATGATGGGGATCCTGCATGTTGTTTCCCGGGTCCGTCCGGGCGAAGATGTGGTGCCTGGCGGGAGCCGTCTTCTCGCGCTGGATTCATTGCGGGGTCTGGCGGCATTCGTGGTGCTGCTCTGTCACGCACAGGTTTTTCTCGATCCCGTCTGGACGTCAGGGGAAGCCCGGTTGGGGACATGGGATCGCACTCCGTTGGAGTTTTTGTTTCGCAACACGCCACTGGCCTTGGTGCTGGACGGACCTTTAATGGTGCATATCTTCTGGGTGCTGAGTGGATTGGTCCTGGCGCTTCCGTACCTCACGCGGTATTCGGCGGAAAAGCTGGGGCGCTCCATGACGAAGCGTTACTTTCGCCTTATGCCGCTGGCGTTCGTCGCGACGCTGGCTGGATTTCTCCTCCACACGCTGAATTTTACAGTCACAGGTCCGGAATACCGTTTCGTCTTGGGGCAGTTTGACACGCTTCCTGAGACGACCGCACTCAGTGAGCATGGCTTGGGTAAAGGGGTGGTCGAGGCTCTTTTCCTGGGCAGTTCCTATAATCCTCCCCTGTGGACGATCTCGCTTGAGCTGGTGGGCTCTCTGGTACTGTTTGCCATCCTCGCCGGCACCGCAACCTTGCGGCATCGTTTGTTGGTCTGGGCAGCTTTGTTGGTGGTGTTTGCTTTCTACACGGCACACATTTTCCTGGTGGATTTTTTGCTGGGCCTCTTATTGGCAGAGATGATGGTGCGGAGGAACAACCGTACGGCCCGGCCCCACGCGTTAAGTGGAGGTTTGGCGGCCTGGCAGTCGGTCCTTATCTTTGGGATGGGAATCGTGCTTGGCAGCTTCAGTTTGTGGGGCTGGAAACCGCATTCCCTGTTCGCTCCTGTTTTTCACCCTCTGCTCTCACCTCTTGCGGCAGCGTGCTTTGTCATCCTTGCTGCATTCTCCAGGCCGGTCAGCCGCGTCCTTTCTCATCGGTTGCTCGTTTGGTTGGGAGAGCGTTCCTTTGCTCTGTATGTGGTGCATGTGCTGGTACAGCACTCCGTTGGCTTTTGGATGATCTCTGTGCTGGTGAAAGCGGGACTTCCGAATCTCCCCGCCATCGTGACAGGGATGCTGGCTTGCACCGCCTTGTCGCTTTGGCTGGCAGACTGCTTGACCAAGCACGTGGATATCCCCAGCCAGGATTTGGCAAACAGTGCCAGCCGCTGGCTGGCGTGTGGGAAGTTCCTTCAGGACAGGCGTTCCACACCGGACCCGGTTGAAGACGACTCGCGGCGTGCCGGCACCGTGGCAGCTTGA
- a CDS encoding GspH/FimT family pseudopilin — MFSKLPPRADTTSTRSRKSLRCRLAGGYTMVEMLAVISVVAVLSGISIPAMQSPTAAASLSTSAREFSNLISLARSEAIARHTVVRFAVANEVNDGSSTQLRKASLWEWNDESQKYVQITAWQKLPEGVAVEPGLPEYIRSSSYAQADGASVRGDYVIEATGDPGFATPDGDARMRYVEFLPSGTARVPGGTGRNALFVLAPASVNPDGSLLYHQGREAANWAQVNVDTLTGRVRLYRP; from the coding sequence ATGTTCTCCAAACTTCCCCCTCGTGCCGACACCACCTCCACCCGCAGCCGGAAATCGCTGCGCTGCCGCCTTGCCGGGGGCTACACCATGGTGGAGATGCTGGCCGTGATCTCCGTGGTGGCCGTTTTGTCCGGTATCTCCATCCCTGCCATGCAGTCGCCCACGGCAGCGGCCTCCCTCAGCACCAGCGCCCGTGAGTTCTCGAACCTGATCAGCCTGGCCCGCAGTGAGGCGATCGCCCGCCACACGGTCGTTCGTTTTGCCGTTGCCAATGAGGTGAACGACGGCAGCAGCACCCAGCTGCGCAAGGCCAGCCTGTGGGAGTGGAATGACGAGTCCCAGAAGTACGTGCAGATCACCGCGTGGCAGAAGCTGCCGGAAGGCGTGGCCGTGGAGCCCGGGCTGCCGGAGTACATCCGCTCCTCCTCCTACGCCCAGGCCGACGGAGCCTCAGTTCGAGGTGATTACGTCATTGAAGCAACGGGTGACCCCGGCTTCGCCACGCCGGATGGGGATGCCAGGATGCGCTACGTCGAGTTTCTTCCCTCTGGCACCGCCCGGGTTCCCGGCGGCACCGGCCGGAATGCTCTTTTCGTCCTGGCACCTGCTTCAGTGAATCCTGACGGCAGTCTCCTCTACCATCAGGGCCGGGAGGCCGCGAACTGGGCCCAGGTCAATGTGGACACGTTGACCGGCCGTGTCCGACTCTATCGCCCATGA
- a CDS encoding prepilin-type N-terminal cleavage/methylation domain-containing protein: MNAKSVPPTTARRGFTLTEIVLCVAIISTVLVSVVGILPVGLDVSRKAVNHTVVATVLEDIYNRLQGQRLQSGAATFSPAYFDDLGVYLPSPEDGADPATLERYRTRRTYRAEVLITDWHPAPANTSKLHAVRVKLSWPLDGNGDPVGQDNPKAEVTFGVTSLAGQDWQVIDPQFQPKIEH; encoded by the coding sequence ATGAATGCGAAGTCAGTCCCTCCTACGACGGCCCGCCGCGGATTCACTCTGACCGAGATTGTCCTCTGCGTGGCCATCATCTCCACCGTGCTCGTCTCCGTGGTGGGCATCCTGCCAGTGGGCCTGGATGTATCCCGCAAGGCGGTGAACCACACGGTCGTGGCGACGGTGTTGGAAGACATCTATAACCGTCTGCAGGGCCAGCGCCTCCAGTCGGGGGCCGCCACCTTCAGCCCGGCGTACTTTGATGATCTGGGCGTGTATCTGCCCTCGCCGGAAGACGGCGCAGATCCGGCGACCCTTGAGCGCTACCGCACCCGCCGCACTTACCGTGCCGAGGTGTTGATCACGGACTGGCATCCCGCCCCGGCCAACACCAGCAAGCTGCACGCCGTGCGTGTGAAACTTTCCTGGCCCCTGGACGGCAACGGCGATCCGGTGGGGCAGGACAATCCCAAGGCGGAGGTGACCTTCGGTGTCACCTCCCTGGCCGGGCAGGACTGGCAGGTCATCGACCCCCAGTTCCAGCCGAAGATCGAGCACTAA
- a CDS encoding arylsulfatase B codes for MLHRIVSLLLLAIAASEVSAAEAPRPNIVFILADDLGSHDVGWRGSEIKTPHLDELARAGATLDQFYVQPVCSPTRAALLTGRYPFRYGFQTGVVRPWAEYGLPLEERTLPQALKEAGYETAITGKWHLGHFQPAYLPTKRGFDHQYGHYNGMLDYYTHIRHGGFDWHRNDQENHDEGYSTELVGKEAARRVRERDKSRPLFLYVPFNGVHSPHQVPVEYETPYTQFEGKRKTYAGMVTALDAAVGRIVQAVRDEKLVENTLFIFSSDNGGPNPKQLTSNGPLRAGKGTVYEGGVRVCAFATWPGKIKPGTSVQAPIHIADWFPTLLGLAGASLKQPLPLDGRDVWATVAEGAASPHDTILINTTPSGGAIRSGDWKLVIGGANRDDEDGPGDAAKGKGKKGREQPAQGVELFNLASDVGEKNNLAEANPEKVQELRARYDKLAAEAIAPKSGPAPKGFKTPRVWGQAD; via the coding sequence ATGCTCCATCGTATCGTTTCCCTGTTGTTGCTGGCCATTGCCGCCAGCGAGGTCTCTGCCGCCGAGGCTCCCCGCCCGAATATTGTCTTCATCCTGGCCGATGATCTGGGCTCCCATGACGTGGGCTGGCGCGGCAGTGAGATCAAGACCCCACATCTGGATGAGCTCGCCCGTGCCGGTGCCACGCTGGACCAGTTCTATGTGCAGCCCGTGTGCTCTCCCACCCGCGCCGCTCTGCTGACGGGCCGCTACCCTTTCCGCTACGGATTCCAGACCGGCGTGGTGCGCCCCTGGGCGGAGTATGGTCTGCCGTTGGAGGAGCGAACCCTGCCTCAAGCGCTGAAAGAAGCAGGCTATGAAACCGCCATCACTGGCAAGTGGCACCTCGGCCACTTCCAGCCCGCCTATCTGCCCACCAAGAGGGGCTTTGATCACCAGTATGGCCACTACAACGGCATGCTGGACTACTACACCCACATCCGCCATGGCGGGTTCGACTGGCATCGCAATGACCAGGAGAATCACGACGAAGGCTACTCCACCGAGCTCGTTGGCAAGGAAGCCGCCCGCCGCGTGCGCGAGCGCGACAAGTCCCGGCCGCTCTTCCTCTACGTGCCTTTCAACGGCGTGCACTCCCCCCATCAGGTGCCGGTCGAGTATGAGACCCCCTACACGCAGTTCGAGGGCAAACGCAAGACCTACGCGGGCATGGTGACCGCGCTGGACGCGGCGGTGGGCAGGATTGTGCAGGCGGTGCGGGATGAGAAGCTCGTGGAAAACACGCTTTTCATCTTCTCCAGCGACAACGGCGGGCCGAATCCGAAGCAGCTCACCAGCAACGGTCCCCTGCGTGCGGGCAAGGGCACAGTGTATGAGGGCGGCGTGCGCGTCTGCGCCTTCGCCACCTGGCCGGGCAAGATCAAACCCGGCACCTCCGTTCAGGCGCCCATCCACATTGCCGACTGGTTCCCGACCCTGCTCGGCCTCGCCGGGGCCTCTTTGAAACAACCTCTGCCGCTGGATGGCAGGGATGTCTGGGCCACGGTCGCGGAAGGGGCCGCGTCTCCTCATGACACCATCCTCATCAACACCACGCCCAGCGGCGGGGCCATCCGCTCCGGCGACTGGAAGCTCGTCATCGGCGGTGCGAATCGCGATGACGAAGACGGCCCCGGCGACGCTGCCAAGGGCAAAGGCAAGAAGGGGCGCGAACAACCCGCCCAAGGCGTGGAGCTCTTCAACCTGGCCAGTGACGTGGGTGAGAAGAACAACCTTGCCGAGGCCAACCCGGAGAAGGTGCAGGAACTGCGCGCCCGCTATGACAAGCTCGCCGCAGAAGCCATCGCGCCCAAGAGCGGCCCGGCCCCCAAGGGGTTCAAGACTCCGCGTGTCTGGGGGCAGGCAGACTGA